The Camelus bactrianus isolate YW-2024 breed Bactrian camel chromosome 13, ASM4877302v1, whole genome shotgun sequence nucleotide sequence ACGGTAGGAGAGGGGGTCACGGTCACTGGGGGAGGTGAGTCTTTCATTGCGGCCTCTCCCTCTGTGGGTCAGGGTGTGTGATGGAGCTGTGAGCGCACTCTGGGTTTGTCAGCAATTGTGTTTCCTTCTGTATGTAATGTGGGAAAGTAGATGTTCATGCCACACACTGAAATGCATGCTTCTTCACTAAAATTTTCCTACATCAATGTTGTTGAAGCCTGTCAACCCTCATAATACTATTACAGTAATAGTATAAGGACAGGAACCTGTTAAGTTAGGAAAAATGCACATTGATGAGACGTCTGATGGGATAAGTGTTGGAAGTGATGATACACAAGATGTTCTGTGAGTTTGCATGAATGAGGAAACAAATACCAGGTCATGAACCATGTAGACTCACTGAGTGAGAGACAAATGCATACTCAGTCTCACGTCCCATGCTGACTTCATGCATTTGCCCCCTGGGCAGTCACACGGGGCCCTGTTCTGAGATGGGCCCTGCTTGGTTTAGTATTTCTGCCACTGTCCTGAAATTCTTGATGACACTTTTACATGGGGACCACACTTTATTACAAATAGTGTGCACAAACTGTGTATCTTACATACGTGTGTAATTAGTTCTGTTTATTCTACTACACTGGGAAAGGATGTTCTTGGAGACCCTTGAATATATTGTTCGAGATATTTCACCTAATATTATAATGTGATGCATTTGAGAATCATAAGTTGGAGTGAGTAGGAGACACAGTGATGTTATTATAAGGAAGAGGATTcatggaagaaagagaaggaggagacaAGGCTGAAGACAAGATGAAGAtgagaagaaagtgaaagaaaaataaattcagtcaAAGCCTAGTGATTTTTAGAATGCTGATCTCTAAagctaaaaaaaacccaaacaaacaaacaggtaaGAACTGTCTCTGCTGCCCTAAATATCCTGTGTCCATCAGGGCTGGGGACGCTGGCGGTGGCCTATGTGGACACCATCAACAGTGGGGCAGTTCCTTGTTTGGAGAATGCAGTGATGACTCTGGCGGAGCGTGAGAACTCAGAGGCCGTGAAAAAGGCAGTTGCCCACTACAGAAAGCAGATGGCCCAGCGCATGACCCTCCCCACAGACACACTGCAGGGGCTTCTGGACGTGCACGTGGCCTGCGAGAGGGAAGCCATCGCTGTCTTCATGAGGCACTCCTTCAAGGATGACAAGCGGGAGTTCCAGAAGAAGCTTGTGGTAACGTGCCTTAGAAGGTCTCCTTCCTGAATCTGTTCTTCTGGAATGATCCCAGACTCCCTCTTTTGTCCCCATGGCTCATGTGCTACTcatcataaaatgagtttagatACTTATGACTGGCAAGGTCTGTGGGCTACAGTCCATCCTTTTTCTAAAAGTTGGGCTTTTATTTTGGACTGTGAAACATGAATTACCCTCTGCTTAGCAGTGTAaaccaacacacatttattggCTTCCGTTCCTTCAGGtcagctcccagcccagggcacGTGGGTGGTCTCAGTGCACTGTGGCTGGAGATGAGGGCTTTGTCCTCACATGGAAGCTGCAAGGAACAGCCCTTCGTCTTCGACCCAGCCATAGTGCATTGCAGCTGCCACTTTTCTGatctctctgacttcctcttctgctACCAACAGGAGAAAACACCTTTGAAAGGGCCTGTGATTAGGTAATGTCCACTTGGGTAATCTCCATTTCAGAGTCAGCCTGTGCCGTGTAATATAATTTAAACACGGGATGAGTGTTCATTGTATTCACAGGTCCGGGGAATCTGCAGAGTGTGGACAACAGTGGGGACAATTCTTGGAGATCACAATTCTCCTTGCCATAGTCACCTTTATGGAAACTTTGATTTTTGACCATCCTACAAGTTGCAAAAATCTTAGTTCACATAGAGCAAAGCCAGCTCTGTTGTAATTAATAAGTTTACGCAAAAAAAGCCTGTTCTTATATTTTCACACACTCAAATCCTTGATGAGAAAAGAATCCATGAAGAGTTCGGAACTCTGGGGAGTGTGTTGTTAATTCATTAATAGGGAAGTGACTTGCTAATTACATGTTCTTATCCATAGCTCTCAAGTTTTCAGAAGAAACTCTACTCCCATTCATAATgaaaatttcatttctgttgtgGGTGAATGGCTGGCTGTTAGTCCTACTACAGTTAAGGGAATCATGGACATCACACCTGCCAACCCCATCATTTCACAGGTGTGGAGTCTGAGCCCACAGGGTTTCAGAGACTTCCCACAAGGCACACAGAGAGCTGGTCAGAATTGGGGCTAGAACTAGTCTCCTGACTCCATGTGTATTATCCTGTGTTTCATGCACCCAGTTGCTGTCAGACTGCTTCTTCTAAAGGAACGCAGTTGGAGTTTCCCTTCTAACAGGTTATTTTTATCGGATTTCCCCACATTTCTCTGGCAGGTCACCATccaaataaagaaggaagaattcTTGTTGCAGAATGAAGAGGCATCTGTCAAATACTGTCAGGCTGAGCTCCAGAAGCTTTCAGAGCCCTTGATGGAAAGTTTTATGGAAGGAACTTTCTTTGCTCCTGGAGGACACAAGCTTTACTTAGAAGCAAGGGACAAGCTTGAACAGAACTATATGCAGCTGCCAAGGAAAGGAGTCAAGGTGAGGAGTAAGGGGGTGGGAAAAGAACAGCAGATTGGAGTCAGAGGGTCTGTGTTAATTCATGTGGTTGCCAGGTTCTGCCTTGTGCAGAGGCCACTATCTGCTGCTTGGGACCAGGTCACCAGGACACTGACTGTGGAGCCCTGGGGGGCTATAGTGCTGGGTGCTGGTGAGGGGAGTAAGGGTCCAGGAGATGCTGGGATGTTGGCCACCCACTGGTGAGTGAGGCCATATCACAGGGTTAATATCAGCCAACCCAGAGCACATAGCCAGGTCCTGGGGTCTGGGTGCCGGACCCAGGGTGCCAGAGCATGTGTTGGGTCACTGTTGGTTAGAATCTGTTCCTGACAAAGTTGGTTGCTGGGTCAAGGGGTGTCTTGAAGCTTGTGTTGAACTGCTTGTTGGGCAGAGCCCAAGCCCAGCTGGTTCTCTGGCAGGATCTGGCCTGTTTGTGGGGAACAGGCTCTGCGGGGTATAGGACTGAGTCTTTTTTGTGGCTGGTGTCttcccactggtgggtggagctgggtccgGGGTCTCTGGCTGGAGGGCAGTGCACTCAGGGCTTCAGGTCTTGTGCCTGTACGCTGGTGTGAGGGGCTTGGTCAGGATCCCGTgtagaggtggctgtgggctcaggaggcCCTAAGgtagcctgtctgctgatggctGGGGCTGTGTCCATGCTGATCTAGGTGCTTGCCCTCAGGAGTCCCAGCACGGTCACCTGCAGACCGTTGGGTCAGGGTGGTGATGGATCTTGGGGCTAAAAAGCTAGAGAGAAAATTCCAAAATGGTGATTGCCAGCACCATGTCCACAAGGTAGAAGGAGCTCCCCAAAATGGTGCCAACAGTGTCTGTCCCCAAGGTGACCTGCAGGTGCCCTCTGCCTCTCTGGGACACTCTCCAGAATCAGCAGGTAGATCTGACCCAGTCTCCTCAAATTATcacttctgccctgggtcctgggtcctgggtcctgggtccaGGACCATGTGAGGTTTCGTGTGCACCAATTATGGATGAGTCttgggggaaggatatagctcaagggGAAGAGGATAGAgttcaagtggtggagcacatgcttagccttcacaaggtcctgagtttgatccccagtacctcctcaaaagataaataaataaataaacccaatgatacacctcaaaaataaataattgagtaaaacattttgaaaaacctGTTACCAATCAGAACAAAAGCAGTATACAAGCAAACAAAAGAGAAGTCATTATTTCTGTTATCCTTGTGGGACTCCTGGAAGCGAGCCCCACTGGCCTAACCTCCTTGGGCTTCCTGGGGCTAGAGCTGTTACTGGGGAGCCCAGTTGGGGTTTAGACCCCTCGCTCATCTGGGAGAAGGTGTGCAGTTCCCTTTATTCTCCAAGTTGTGAATAAACAACCCGGGGGAAGGGATTTGTCTACGCTACAAATGcttgtggtttcttctttgtgCTTTCAGTTATAGCAGATATTTTTTGATagattctgtatttatttatttatttatttatttatttagtggatgGTTGTTCTGCAAATACTTGTGTTTTAGTTGGCCTGTGAGAGGAGGTGATCGCAGGGTCCTTCTGCTTTGCTGAATTGCCTAGACAATCAATTTAATAATCAGAACCATGGTGTGGTACCACTGTCATCCTCATTATGAAATTGAGAAAATGCTACATGAAAATGATagttgcctgagatcacacagcccATGAGTGGTGGAGCTGGTGGGTCAGTGGCATGTTCTCAGCAGGAATTCAGAGCTCAGAAGAGAGctcaggaaagcttcctggaaggggaggtagaagctacaagatgaagttaaaaaaaatggaattataataGAGAAAGATTAGATGAACATTATTCAGAAGGGAAATGATGGGCAGGTACTGTGGTTGCAAACAGTGGAGGATGGTTGGTTGTAGAGCTGCACATGACTCTGACATATGTGACACTGTCGGAtactttgaaaaatgaagatttcACAGGGTCCAATCTGTAGTTTTACTGaacaaaaatttcccctgcaatagACTTGGCTGCCTGACAAATACTTGCTTTTTGCTGCTTCCTCAGGCAAACGAGGTCCTGCAGAGCTTCCTGCAGTCCCAAGCAGAAATGGAGGAAGCCATCCTGCAGGCAGACAAAGccttcacagatgcagagaaggcCGTGGCAGGTACAGGGCAGGGATGAGCCCACAGATGGGAAGGTGATTCCTGTGCTGCTCTTTGACTGGTATGACAGCAAACACTTCCAGACACCAGggacttcttttccttctgtgggAGCTCTCTGATATGTCTGAAGACAACTCTGGGAGGCTGGGTTGCATGTACGTCTGATCATTGCCTTTCCATCCCATGCTGAAGCGTGTCTTCCTGATGTGGAAGAAGGCGTGTTCAGATTCCCTCCAGCTATTTTAAAGTCACTTTAGTGGCTGAGCTCAGGAGGGTGCAGCTCGGCATAACTGATATTTCTTCCCTCTTGAAAATTCTTATTAAACAGCTGAACGTGCCCAGAAGGAGGCCGCTGAGAGGGAACAAGAATTGCTAAAGGAGAAACTGAATGAGCAACAGCAAAAACTGGAGGTGCAGGAGCGAAGCATGAAGGAGAACCTAGCACAGCTGGAAGAGAAGATGGATAGGGAGAGAGAAGACCTTCTGAGACAGCAAGAATGGGTGCTGGAGCACAAGCTGAAGGTAGGTCTGGAGGGGCCTGGGCAACACCTTATGGATGACACCCCAGCTCCTTGGGAAGAAAGGAGCAGAAATTCTACCTAAAGTCAGATCCCACAGGGAAATCCAAAGACATTTGATTCATTGTAACATCAAAGTGATGTGGGCCGAGCAGGAGGCTTACGTCTGTAAGTCTCAGCACTTCCTGTAGTCTTAGGGTTCACAGGGTCCAAATTACATGACCTGGGTTCCTAGGCTGCTATTTGTGGTATCTATAGGGTCTCACTTGCCCCCATGTGAACAGGACTTCAGTCCTGTGGTTCTTAGGACTTTCAGTATAACCATCAGAGGCATGAAATAGACCTGCCCCTGAAAGAACCATATTGTGCCTTGTAGAAAGGACTGGAGGCTGAAAGCTCTACAATTTGCAGCCATTTTTTCAAGGTCCACCTGACTCATGTTACGCATCTCGAGTCAATGCATTTTTTTGTCTGAAACTGGAGTCTGGTGACAGTATTCAAAAGAGAGTCAGCAGTTGCTGTTATCTGTGAAATATGTGTGGTCGTGTTACCCCAGGGCAATAGGAAGTAACTGCAATTCAcctacattccttcccaaagtgCATTCTTAGTACTGGGGCACATCACTGAGACAGTTCTCAGGCCTGATCTGGGCCCACGCCTCCCCACCCAGTTAGATTGTTCTGAGGGACCGTGGGAAACTGTAAACCCTGCCCAGGTCCAAATGTTTGCAAATATTGGCCAAACATCAGAAAGCATCTCGGGGACAGAGAAACAGACCCGTGTTTAGCTGCTGCAGCTGTTAGACACACACTGCTGACCCCCGGGTGTTTTCAAGTGGGATTGTCTCGTTTTCACAGATGCAAGAAGAACTACTTACAGAAGGATTTGAAAAGAAGTTTGAGGCATTAACtagtgaaataaataagctaaaagAAGACATTGAAAGAACCAGAAACAATTACCCCTCCATGATAGCACAGGCCATTGATTCAGTGAGAACCATATACATTGAATTGCAACCTGGGTCTCATTCAGTATTTCGCTTGTGGCTGAAATTGCTCAGGGAGACTTTTAGAAGGTTTTAGAACTCCTCTTAAGTATATTTTGGACGATTTCTTATTTTGAATAGAGTAACAGTatagctcatttaaaaaatatgtgtcaTGGTAGTTTTCTTCAAGGAaagtttaaacataaaaaatgattCCCAAAGAGTTACCGAAGTGATTACCAGGGCCTGatgtcaaaaagaacaaaaaaatggaTTGAATTAGTTaatttgaagaaatggaaaagaatctggaagacAATGATGAATTATAGAAAAGCCttaaggaaagcaaaaaaaaaaaaaacaaaaacagtaagagGACGTACGTTTGCCGTCGGGGACACAGCGCCAGTGAGCAAAGTGCAACaaccacatttttaaatgtgcaaaaaTATGCAAAGAGAATAAAAGTGTTTAACTTCACTAACTCTATATGCAGAAGAGATGAAGATTATACAGTAAAGCTAGGGAAATAAGTACACGATCTTGTGGTAGCTCGAGGCAAAGACAAATGTGACCATGAGTATacatatgttcgtgtataactgaaaaattgtactctataatggaatttgacacaaaatgtaaaatgattataactcaataaaaaaagtttaaaaaaaaaacttcactgaCTCTAAAAGATATTCAAAGTAAAATTAGGAAGTAACTGTGTCACCTCTCAGATAGGCCAGAAAGTCCTGGTTGGCCAGGACACTGGCGGGCAAGGGTTCCAGGAATCCAGCTGTGTCTCATGTCTGCCAGGGAGAATGCGAAAGGTGCCAAAGTACATCAAGCTTTTAAATGCAAATACTGTTGATCCAGCAAGACAACATTTAGGAATTCATTTTACAGAGCTTTTGACCCAAATTGAAACTGGCATATGTAGTAGTCTGTTTGTTGCAAGACTGTTCAAATTCCACAAGACTAGAAACAACTTTCAAGTGTTGTCACATACTGGAGTGGTCAGTCCCCAGACACATGTACAAAGGACTACACTGCACTCACTGAAATGAAAGAGGAGCTTGATTTGTGCTAACATGGGGAATATCCAAGGTGTATCTTTCataagtagaaaaaataaatatgcaggAAGCATGTGTAGTTGTAGTTCTGactttgtaaaaaaataaatatatgcacatGTTTTCATGAATCTCCAGAAACTACAAGAGAACCTGGTACCCATGAGCTGAAGTCTCCTGGGATGTTGGCTAATGTGGTCCCTAAACACCAACCCCACATTTATAAAGATGATGATTTCAAAAGGAAATTACTCTTCAAAGTCAACTGAATATTTTAGGAATTCTTCCCAGTTGTCTAGGGCTTAAGACCCCTGTGGTTAGAATCAAATGCTTGTAATTTCACAACTGCACATAAATCTGACTCTGGGAGTTGGCTCACAGAACACAGACTTTTCTATGCACCCCGGCTTCCTCATTCACTACCTGTTATGTGTTAATATCTGAACCTCCCTCCAGTCTCCTGTTTACTGATGTCCTGAGCCTGGATGAGGCGTCCCCCCTCCAAGCTGCCTATTGTCCCAGGTTGCCCTCATAATATATGACTTGTTATATAACTTTGAACATGAAATGACCTATTTACAGTTGCCTCCCCTGCCATCACAGGATCTCATCTCCGGAATGATCTTCCACACTGTGTACTTAGCTCCCACCACAAAGCTCACCACATAAACACTGGGATTTCCATCAATACAGGTAAAGAAACACACAAGCTGCCACCCAGCAGGGCCCCCAATTCCCATTTTCTTAGCATGTTAACTGCTGCCCAGGGGTCTCAAACTAAGGGGCACATTTTTAGGAACTAGTGCTCAAGGGCAGAAAGTGCACACACGCCCGCCTGAACTCGCCACCCTCCTCTCTGAGGTATGGGCCACTCCATGTTCTCTGGGTTCCTCAAGTTTCCCTTGCATGAAACTTACCCAGCAAGGAAGCCACCACCATCTGTGACTCACAGCACAAGACATGAATTAACAGAGTGAAGAAAAAGCCCATCACTTGCAAATCATTCATGTCCACCTTCATTCCTCAATCTGGTCAAGGAGCGTCTCTTAAGATAAAACTATGCTTTTGATATGAGGATTGATTTCTCACTGAACATGATGCCCACAGGCAGACAGACCGTGGAATCTACAGGCATAGCTCTGCTTTCCTGAGGGCTGTGACTTGATGCTGAGTTGCCATTTCCCTGACCAAAGCCACTGGAATAAGTCCCACCACTGGTCCAGCCCCCAAAGACCCCTGGGTATCAGCAGAGGAAGGCCCTGAGCACACCGAAGTTCTGGGTGGTCTGGTAAAGGGGGTGAGGGGGCATGATGAGCACTGCCTCATCTAGTGCCCCAAGGCACATGGCAAGTATACCAATAGGAAACCGGTAACAGGAGTCGGTGACAGGAAGTGACCATGGtttagagaaagaaagggagtggGAGTGAGGGAAAGGACAATTAAAGCAAAGGAAGAGGAATCTTCACCAACTCTGATGTTCACTTACAAGTTGTCATTTCTGGAATAAAgttatatacatttcaaaataagggCCCAAGTGAAAGGCCTCTCCCATACCTGAAAATTAATACACAATTATTAAATTACTGGAGGAATCCAAGGCCCGTGCATGTAGTTTCTCATCCATTCTGCAGGAAGGCTGCATTACAACCATTCTTTTGCacatgctttggtgcaggaacaagTGAGCTGCTCTGGACAGTTCTGTGTTCCTTCTACCTTTCCCTCAGATCTGTGTGTGTAGTCCTCCTCACGAGTGCTCCCTCGCCTGTGAGCTGGGCAGTACGTTGTCCTCACAGATGTGTTTATGAAGGAAAGTCTTCAGTGTTGCAGATGGTTGCAGGAACTCAttacaaatgcaaagaaaattaaaaaacactctCTTCAAGAATACTGGGGAAGAGCTGAAGGAAGCGAGACTAACGAGACAGTGTCGGTGGTGTCCTTGGCCTCCTTAGGCTTAGGTTAATTCTGCTAGTGTGTCTATGCTGAGTGAGCCACGGGCAAGAACACAAACTGCCTGTCTGCACCCTGGGGGTAGTCATTCTCTGTGACGCAGCGGCCCAGTTCGTGGTGGATGCCGTGGGCAGCTGGCGTGTCCTCTGGGACTGAAAAATCCGACAGTGTGTGTGTCCTCTCTGGAGCCgggaggagcagggcaggagCAAACCCGGGAGCTGCCCAACTGGCAGGAGCCCCAGGGTGCCCGGCCATATGTCCTATTCATGTTAGGGCATTGGAGCCTGTCCAATTCTCCTAACCCATCACGTGCTTTAAGCCCTGCCGACTTCATTACTGCCCAAGACTCTCATGCCAGTTAACAAACTCTATGTTgttaattcaaaacaaaatgcTTCCTGTACAAAATCACTTtatctgaggatttttttttctagatttcatCCATTCACATTCTAATAACTACCCTATGGGTATAAATTAGAGTCAGCATATAAACACCCACCACGCAGttaattctgaaatatttcatgTTAATTATAAAAGTACATAAGTCTTCCCAGTTGCAACCTGCTGTTGTcctgaatctttgtgttctgctTCGTTGCTAGAATCAAACCCCTTTATTGTACCCTGCAACTTCATCAGCTGCCCCTGGCATCTGTCCAAGTCAAGGGGACAAGTGAAATCCCTCATTGTGGCCACATTTTGTAGGCAGCCTACATGATTAAGAGGATATATCTGTGTACACTGACCATGTTTATGGCAGAATTTGGGTAATGTTACTGATTAGCAAATACtcacctaaaaaaataaatgaaaaatggatttctgtataatcttgcttatctattctgcataagCCTGTCACtatttacaaattttgaactcccagtctgtatCTTCCCGACTCCCACCCCTTTGTCAAACaccagtttgtattctatgtctataagtcttaacaagattatactgtatagcagaaggaaatatatacatgttcttgtggtaactcacagtgaaaaaaatgtgacaatgaatatacatatgttcatgtacaaaTGAAaagttgtgctgtacactggaaattgacacaacattgtaaaatgattgtaactcaataaaaaatgtaaaaaatattgatTTCAATACCCAATACATAGcagaaattttttcttaaaataaatgattgatgTTTTTCAAACAAATGTACTTTCTTGTAGTGTATGCATTTTTGTATAATTATAACATAATTCAAAGTcattagccattattttatgggcTGAAAATCCTGTCAGTTGGACTTACAGTTCACTCTTAGTGCTTAAAGGCAACAGTTCCTCAATTAGCCTGTCATTCTCCtacattgtgttttcttttctcacaTAAGGATCACTTTGGTTGGCTTCATATTGGATCTGACGTCAAATCTTGAgcacaaacaagtaaataaaataaaataagaataatacatTAATACGATGCAttctgaaaaaatatgaaaatgaatacatggatgtatatgcatgactgggaacttgtgctgttcaccagaaattgacacattgttatTAACTGtagcttaattaaaaaataaattaatttttaaaattatgatgcaTTCAaagcataaatgaatgaatggggagGGATGGTGCAAAGAATGCTATTGGTCTGACACAAGTAGGATaaagcagatttatttttcatgttctcTACATCCCCCAGGCCCTCTGTGTCAAGCAGAGCTGGAGTGTGGTCTGGCTTCTTGGGGTGAGGCACACAACACACCCAGATGCCCTTCCTGTGAGACTGCACCGTGCAGCCCAgagagggggtgtggagaaaagaggcaGTGGAGTTTTAGTAGCAgacagatcaggaaattgagTAAGACTAACAAAACCTGAGTTAAAAGAGATAAATGAAACCATAAAGAGTATTGGTCTTAATTACAACtagataaagagagaaattagaaTGTCCAGTACAAACTGAAAGGTTAATTTTTACCTTAAAGATCAGTGTTACCTTGTATTActtattatatcttttttttaccTTACTCCTTCCAGAAAAGCATATTTATACTTTAAGGAGGAAGTTAAGGCTAAGTGGGAATTAAGAGTTGAGTCTTATCCTCCAGAACAGAGAAAATGTCAGAAGCCCATCAGTGGATTGAAAGTGAGATTTCAATGTTCCTCCCCGTCCCTAACTTCCTCTCCTCACATCACTGTCCTGAATGCTGGGAGTCTCGGTGGACAGAAGAGACTTGGGGAGGCTTTGATGGTGTCCTCACTCACTCTTGCTGTCACCAGCCAGCCTGTTCACCAGGTAGGACTGGCCTGTGTGGTACAGGCCCACCCTAGCCATCAGCACCACTGGCTGTGGAACGGCAGGTAGGATGGTCAGAGCTTTCGGATCAGCCAACAGTCACCCATTAGTGGATGAAAAGAAGCCAGGCTTCCCCTTTTCTATGATCAGGACCCACTTCCTCTTACAACAATGGCCCACGGGTCCTGCTGGCAAGAAAACAGCCTGTCCAATTTTATACCATGAGCCATAACACttttacaaaatggaaatcaATCAGTGAGTGACTCAGTAAAAGTGGCTGCACAAAGATTTTTTAAGCTCCCAAATTGCAATAACTTGTAACCTCTTCTTGCTgcttgcaataaaaataaaagttccaTTGGGTCAACTCAAACAATGCTAATTATTTCATGTTTGGGGCCAGTGCAAACAGTGGCCAAAAGTTCATAGAATATTTTTCTAGCTCCACTTGCCTGGAATATTAGATTCATTCACAAAGGACCTGGTAGGCGAGGGCTGTAGGTTCCCTGACGGAATGAGCACGGCTTATGCTGACCCAGGTGCTGGCACGTAGCACTTagtacatgaaaataataatgggaACGCCTTCCAGTTCTGCACACTTGACTCAGACCCAGTGCCAACTTCTTTACATGGACTGTTTTCTCTTAGTCTTACAGATAATTTTACCAGAATATTAGAGAGATTCAATACCTTGTTACAATCACAAGGtcctaaataaaatttgaatccaAAAAGTGTTGCTCCAGAACCCATGCTATCAACCACCTCACTTACTACCTGTGTGTTTACTGCATGAATAAGAATGAtgataaaatttcttatttttaatagattctAGGTCAGAACCTTTATGTATGTAAGTTAATATTCATAATAACACTTCATAATATGGAGTAATTACTATTCCCATTGTCCAAGGAGAGAAAACAGTCACAGGTAAAAAAATATGTCAACCTAAATATTCTTTGTATCCATTAAAGGATTACAGCCCTGCAGATGTTGAGTGCAGAGATCTGTGggttttcaataaaatttaatacaATTCAATGATAGACTAGAATTTCTTTCATTACTCTCCATTCCATTCTCTATCTCTCAGTTTCCACCGATCCAGGGCTGTGACTGCATGTCCACTAGAGAGGTCCTAGTGCCTGACATCTGCAGATCCACACTGGTAGCCTGTGGGCACAAAATCTCTGGGACAACAGGACAGAGAATACTCCCTCATACTATACACAATGTAAACTCAAAAcatcttaaagacttaaacataagtcaGGACAttacaaacctcttagaagaacacACAGACAAAGCttcatctgacataaatcttagcaacattCTCCTAGGGACGCCTGCCCaggcaacagaaacaaaagcacaaagaaacaaatgggacctaatcaaacttacaagcttttgcacagcaaaggaaaccataagcaataCAAAAagccaacctacagaatgggaaaaaatatttataaaagacgAGAgagacaagggcttaatttccagaatatataaacactcCTACAacttgagaggaaaaaaacaagcaacccaatccaaaaagggcagaagatctcaacaagcaattctccattgaAGACTACAAATGACCATTAggatcatgaaaaaaaatcctaaatattgctaattatcagagaaatgcaaatcaaaactacaatggggtaTCACCTCAGAGCATTCagtatggccatcattcaaaagcccacagaccataaatgctggagaggctgtggagaaaagggaaccctcctacactgtttgaGAGCTTGCTCAAGCCCTTAGCTCATTTTTCCATTGGGTTGCTAGGTT carries:
- the LOC141579556 gene encoding guanylate-binding protein 3-like — protein: MASGPSMMNPVCLVERQNSQMTVNPDALKILNQISQPVVVVAIVGPYRTGKSYLMNRLLGQNHGFSLGSTVRSETKGIWMWCVPHPSKESHTLVLLDTEGLGDVEKGDSKSDSWTFTLAVLLSSCFVYNSMSTINHQALEQLHYVTELTNLIRTKSPCSSDDGEDSADFVSFFPDFVWIVRDFMLELEFDGHPITEDEYLENALRLIPGKDPQVQHSNMPREKIRSFFPKRKCFVFDRPVTSRKLLVHMEDVPDDQLDESFQMQCKDFCSYIFTHAKSKTVGEGVTVTGGGLGTLAVAYVDTINSGAVPCLENAVMTLAERENSEAVKKAVAHYRKQMAQRMTLPTDTLQGLLDVHVACEREAIAVFMRHSFKDDKREFQKKLVVTIQIKKEEFLLQNEEASVKYCQAELQKLSEPLMESFMEGTFFAPGGHKLYLEARDKLEQNYMQLPRKGVKANEVLQSFLQSQAEMEEAILQADKAFTDAEKAVAAERAQKEAAEREQELLKEKLNEQQQKLEVQERSMKENLAQLEEKMDREREDLLRQQEWVLEHKLKMQEELLTEGFEKKFEALTSEINKLKEDIERTRNNYPSMIAQAIDSVRTIYIELQPGSHSVFRLWLKLLRETFRRF